The sequence TTGAGCATTGCGCTCGCCTGCCGATACGGAGTCAAGGTTTTTTCTGGGCTCGGGTCAGCCGAAAGGCTACCTTGCCGGAGCCTTCAGGGATGGGCCCTGTGCAAGCAGTCTCATCATTCCTGAGGTCACGGGCGCAGCCCGTATCTTGCAGCCTCGTTCTTTAGAACGAGGAGTCGTCACGAGGATGTCCTTAGACCTCCTTCCCATCCTGGCGCAAAGGCGGAGCGTGCGCCGGTTTAAACCCTTGCCCATCCCAGAAGAAGACCTGGAAAAGCTCCTTTTCGCCCTGCAACGGGCCCCCACCGACGCCAGCGCCCAGCTCTATAGCGCCCTCCGGATCACGGACCCCGGGCTCAGGGAGAAGGTGGCCCAGCTCTCCGGAAACCAGGAGCACATCCGCCAGGCGGCGGAGTTCTTCGTTTTCCTAGCAGATATCCATCGCTTGGAAAGGCTTCTCGCCCACCGGGGGGAAAGGATGGCCTTCTGGCCTAAGACCGCCCTCCACTTTGCCCTTTTGGACGCTGGGCTTGCCGCCGGCTACCTGGCCCTCACCGCCGAGGCCCTAGGCTATGGGGTCTGCTTCATCGGGGGGGTGCTGAACGGGGTGGAGGCCCTTATAGACCTTCTGGGCCTTCCACCAGGGGTTTTCCCCGCGGTGGGCCTGGCGGTGGGGGTGCCGGACGAGGCAGGCCCCCCCAGGCCCAGGTTGCCCAGGGGCCTGGTGGTGCACGAAAACCGCTACCGCACCTACCGCCCCGAGGACCTCGAGGCCGCCTTCCAGGCCATGGCCCCCTATAGCCGGGTGGGGG is a genomic window of Thermus albus containing:
- a CDS encoding nitroreductase family protein codes for the protein MSLDLLPILAQRRSVRRFKPLPIPEEDLEKLLFALQRAPTDASAQLYSALRITDPGLREKVAQLSGNQEHIRQAAEFFVFLADIHRLERLLAHRGERMAFWPKTALHFALLDAGLAAGYLALTAEALGYGVCFIGGVLNGVEALIDLLGLPPGVFPAVGLAVGVPDEAGPPRPRLPRGLVVHENRYRTYRPEDLEAAFQAMAPYSRVGDWGRVLKRYFAQGGTMEAREKAYGRALARQGLDPDLPPGTPFYSLGVLLGEALEEARAVLFRKGEAWLEREAEAFRGEGGPAEALLTALKKARGEVKDWP